A section of the Streptomyces sp. NBC_01591 genome encodes:
- a CDS encoding sensor histidine kinase, translated as MLAALATASLLDIPREPYIAAGLAVYLVALAEPARRSVPALAATLPVACGAVYLGEAVVTPAEDWRGAVGVAGMVLAVIVGSWGVGFTVRGRRAEAGREERRRAERALDEERLRIARELHDIVSHNLSLIAVKAGVAGHVADDDPQEARAALKVIEETSRSALAEMRRTLGVLRTEGAPLGPVPDLDRLDSLAAEANRAGVEVDLTVHGTQGLAEGTRLTIYRIVQEALTNAVRHAAPTHCRVTVEADAHEIRIDIQDEGPSPGRPRAGRQLPGGHGLLGMRERAMMYGGSFEAGPRQEGGFAVSVRLPAEGK; from the coding sequence GTGCTTGCGGCGCTGGCCACGGCGTCGCTCCTGGACATCCCCCGCGAGCCGTACATCGCCGCCGGTCTGGCGGTCTACCTCGTCGCACTGGCCGAGCCCGCCCGCCGGTCCGTACCCGCACTCGCGGCGACGCTGCCGGTGGCGTGCGGCGCCGTCTACCTCGGCGAGGCGGTGGTCACTCCCGCCGAGGACTGGCGGGGTGCCGTGGGAGTGGCCGGGATGGTACTGGCGGTGATCGTCGGGTCCTGGGGTGTGGGGTTCACCGTGCGCGGTCGCCGGGCCGAGGCCGGGCGGGAGGAGCGGCGTCGGGCGGAGCGCGCACTGGACGAGGAACGCCTGCGGATCGCCCGCGAACTGCACGACATCGTCTCGCACAACCTCAGCCTGATCGCCGTAAAGGCGGGCGTCGCCGGCCATGTGGCGGACGACGACCCGCAGGAGGCGCGGGCCGCACTCAAGGTCATCGAGGAGACGAGCCGTTCCGCGCTGGCCGAGATGCGGCGCACGCTCGGCGTGCTGCGCACCGAAGGCGCACCCCTGGGACCCGTACCGGACCTCGACCGCCTCGACTCGCTCGCCGCCGAGGCGAACCGGGCAGGGGTCGAAGTCGACTTGACGGTGCACGGCACGCAGGGCCTGGCCGAGGGGACCCGGCTGACCATCTACCGGATCGTCCAGGAGGCCCTCACCAACGCTGTCCGGCACGCCGCCCCGACCCACTGCCGTGTCACGGTCGAGGCGGACGCGCACGAGATCCGCATCGACATACAGGACGAGGGACCATCACCCGGACGCCCACGGGCCGGCCGCCAACTACCGGGCGGACACGGCCTCCTGGGGATGCGGGAGCGGGCGATGATGTACGGCGGCAGCTTCGAGGCCGGGCCCCGACAGGAGGGCGGCTTCGCGGTGTCCGTCCGGCTGCCCGCCGAAGGGAAGTAA
- a CDS encoding response regulator transcription factor yields MTDEPQVRVLIADDQAMVRGSFRALVDHTPGMTAVGEAADGAEAVELTRGERPDVVLMDVRMPELDGIEATRQIGADPTLSGVRVLILTTFDLDEYVYAALRAGAAGFLLKDTPPADVLAAIGVVAAGEALLAPSVTRRLIAEFVRRPEPTRLPSRSLDTVTNRELEVLGLIARGLSNTEIAEHLHLSVATVKTHIGRLLTKLHARDRAQLVIVAYETGLMGDIRRGV; encoded by the coding sequence ATGACTGACGAGCCCCAGGTCCGGGTGCTGATCGCCGACGACCAGGCCATGGTGCGCGGCAGCTTCCGCGCCCTCGTCGACCACACGCCCGGCATGACCGCCGTGGGCGAGGCCGCGGACGGAGCGGAGGCCGTCGAACTCACCCGCGGCGAGCGGCCCGACGTCGTGCTGATGGACGTACGCATGCCCGAACTGGACGGCATCGAGGCGACCCGACAGATCGGTGCGGACCCGACCCTGTCCGGCGTCCGCGTCCTCATCCTCACCACCTTCGACCTGGACGAGTACGTCTACGCCGCCCTGCGCGCCGGCGCCGCGGGCTTCCTGCTGAAGGACACCCCGCCGGCCGATGTCCTCGCCGCCATCGGCGTCGTCGCCGCGGGCGAGGCACTGCTCGCCCCTTCGGTGACCCGACGCCTGATCGCGGAGTTCGTCCGCCGCCCGGAGCCGACACGACTACCGAGCCGCTCGCTGGACACGGTCACCAACCGCGAGCTGGAGGTACTCGGCCTGATCGCCCGCGGCCTGTCCAACACGGAGATCGCGGAACACCTCCACCTGAGCGTGGCCACGGTCAAGACCCACATCGGCCGCCTGCTCACCAAACTCCACGCCCGCGACCGCGCCCAGCTCGTGATCGTCGCCTACGAGACCGG